One genomic region from Amaranthus tricolor cultivar Red isolate AtriRed21 chromosome 12, ASM2621246v1, whole genome shotgun sequence encodes:
- the LOC130828869 gene encoding tropinone reductase homolog At1g07440-like — translation MAQVIANDKRWSLQGKTALVTGGTKGIGHAIVEELVGLGAIVHICSRTKSDIDACLLDWKAKGFPVTGSVCDVCSRPQRQSLMETITSLFHGTLDILVNNAGYATPTSTVDCTAEHFSEMMASNFESAYHLSQLAHPLLKSSGAGNIVFISSIASFMAFQVVSVYGAAKGAMNQLAKNLACEWAKDNIRVNSVAPGVIRTTLAEEVFFFLLKCKS, via the exons ATGGCGCAGGTTATAGCAAATGATAAGCGTTGGTCACTTCAAGGGAAGACTGCTCTTGTCACTGGAGGTACCAAAGGCATCGG GCATGCTATTGTAGAGGAACTAGTAGGACTAGGAGCAATTGTGCATATATGTTCTCGGACAAAATCAGACATTGATGCGTGCTTGTTAGACTGGAAGGCTAAAGGTTTTCCTGTAACTGGCTCAGTATGTGATGTTTGTTCTCGGCCCCAAAGACAGAGTTTAATGGAAACTATAACTTCTCTCTTTCATGGAACGTTAGACATACTT GTTAACAACGCAGGCTACGCTACACCCACAAGTACTGTGGATTGCACAGCAGAGCATTTCTCAGAAatgatggcaagcaattttgaATCAGCTTACCATCTGTCGCAACTTGCACATCCACTCCTCAAGTCTTCCGGAGCAGGAAACATCGTCTTCATTTCTTCTATAGCTAGTTTCATGGCATTTCAAGTTGTTTCTGTTTATGGAGCTGCTAAAg GAGCTATGAATCAATTGGCAAAGAACTTGGCATGTGAATGGGCAAAGGACAATATTAGAGTTAATTCTGTTGCTCCCGGAGTTATTAGAACTACTCTTGCTGAAGAGGTATTCTTTTTTCTCCTAAAATGTAAATCATGA